The Lemur catta isolate mLemCat1 chromosome 8, mLemCat1.pri, whole genome shotgun sequence genome has a segment encoding these proteins:
- the INHA gene encoding inhibin alpha chain, which produces MVPELPLLLLLLLAPPGRPGCHEPELDRELVLAKVRALFLDALGPPAVTGEGGDPGVRRLPRRHALGGFIRRGSEPKEEDVSQAILFPATGASCEDEPGAGKLAREDEEGLFTYVFRPSQHTRSRQVTSAQLWFHTGLDRQGTAAASNSSGPLLGLLALSSGGPMAVPMSLGQAPARWAVLHLAASALPLLAQPVLVLLLRCPLCSCSARPEATPFLVAHTRARPPSGGERARRSTPPMPWPWSPAALRLLQRPPEELAAHANCHRAALNISFQELGWDRWIVHPPSFIFHYCHGGCGLPTPPDLPLPISGAPPTPVQPLSLVPGAQPCCAALPGTMRPLRVRTTSDGGYSFKYETVPNLLTQHCACI; this is translated from the exons ATGGTGCCCGAGCTGCCCTTGCTGCTGCTCTTGCTGCTGGCCCCACCGGGCAGGCCTGGCTGCCACGAGCCAGAACTGGACCGGGAGTTAGTCCTGGCCAAGGTGAGGGCCCTGTTCCTGGATGCCTTGGGGCCCCCGGCAGTGACCGGGGAAGGTGGGGATCCTGGAGTCAGGCGTCTGCCCCGAAGACATGCCCTAGGGGGCTTCATTCGAAGGGGCTCTGAGCCCAAGGAGGAGGATGTTTCCCAGGCCATCCTTTTCCCGGCCACAG GTGCCAGCTGTGAGGACGAGCCAGGTGCTGGAAAGCTGGCccgggaggatgaggagggactCTTCACATATGTGTTCCGGCCATCCCAGCACACACGCAGCCGCCAGGTGACTTCGGCCCAGCTGTGGTTCCATACGGGGCTGGACAGGCAGGGCACAGCAGCAGCCTCCAATAGCTCTGGGCCTCTGTTAGGCCTTCTGGCACTGTCATCTGGGGGGCCCATGGCTGTGCCCATGTCCTTGGGCCAGGCCCCCGCTCGCTGGGCTGTGCTGCACCTGGctgcctctgcccttcctctGCTCGCCCAACCTgtcctggtgctgctgctgcgcTGTCCCCTCTGTTCCTGCTCAGCACGGCCTGAGGCCACACCCTTCCTCGTGGCCCATACCAGGGCCAGACCACCCAGCGGAGGGGAGAGAGCCCGGCGCTCAACTCCCCCGATGCCCTGGCCTTGGTCTCCTGCTGCTCTGCGCCTGCTACAGAGGCCTCCGGAGGAACTGGCTGCCCACGCCAACTGCCACAGAGCAGCACTCAACATTTCCTTCCAGGAGTTGGGCTGGGATCGGTGGATCGTGCATCCTCCCAGTTTCATCTTCCACTACTGTCATGGTGGCTGCGGGCTGCCCACCCCACCAGACTTGCCCCTGCCCATCTCTGGGGCTCCTCCTACCCCTGTCCAGCCCCTTTCCTTGGTGCCAggggcccagccctgctgtgctGCTCTCCCAGGGACCATGAGGCCCCTACGTGTCCGCACCACCTCAGATGGAGGTTACTCTTTCAAGTATGAGACGGTGCCCAACCTTCTCACGCAGCACTGTGCTTGTATCTAA
- the OBSL1 gene encoding obscurin-like protein 1 isoform X4 gives MKAGSGDQGSPPCFLRFPRPVRVVSGAEAELKCVVLGEPPPTVVWEKGGQQLAASERLSFPADGAEHGLLLSGALPTDAGVYVCRARNAAGEAYAAAAVTVLEPPPPEPELQPAERPLPPPPPPGAGEGAPVFLTGPRSQWVLRGAEVVLTCQVGGLPEPTLYWEKDGMALDEVWDSSHFVLEPGRAEGGPGGSLALRILAARLPDSGVYVCHARNAHGHAQAGALLQVHQPPESPPEDPEEAPAPVVEPLKCAPKTFWVNEGKHAKFRCYVMGKPEPEIEWHWEGRPLLPDRRRLMYRDRDGGFVLKVLYCQAKDRGLYVCAARNSAGQTLSAVQLHVKEPRLRFTRPLQDVEGREHGIAVLECKVPNARIPTAWFREDQRLLPCHKYEQIEEGTVRRLIIHRLKADDDGVYLCEMRSRVRTVANVTVKGPILKRLPRKLDVLEGENAVLLVETQEAGVEGHWSRDGEELPATCQSSSGHMHALVLPGVTREDAGEVTFSVGNSRTTTLLRVKCVKHSPPGPPVLAEMFKGHKNTVLLTWKPPEPAPETPFIYRLERQEVGSEDWIQCFSIEKAGAVEVPGDCVPSEGDYRFRVCTVSEHGRSPHIVFHGSAHLVPTARLVAGLEDVQVYDGEDAVFSLDLSTIIQGTWFLNGEELKSNEPEGQVAPGALRYRVEQKGLQHRLILQAVKHQDSGALVGFSCPGVQDSAALTIQESPVHILSPQDKVSLTFTTPERVVLTCELSRADFPATWYKDGQKVEESESLVLKVDGRKHRLILPEAEVRDSGEFECRTEGVSAFFDVTVRDPPVHIVDPREHVFVHAITSECVMLTCEVDREDAPVRWYKDGQEVEQSDLMMLESEGPHHRLVLPAAQPSDGGEFQCVAGEERAYFTVTITDVSSWIVYPSGKVYVAAVRLERVVLTCELCRPWAEVRWTKDGEEVVESPALLLQKEDTVRRLVLPAVQLEDSGEYLCEIDDESASFTVTVTESYQSQDSSNNNPELCVLLKKPKTRRLWSRFPPWRRTAGTE, from the exons ATGAAGGCGGGCTCGGGGGATCAGGGGAGCCCCCCATGCTTCCTGCGCTTCCCGCGGCCTGTGCGGGTGGTAAGTGGCGCCGAGGCCGAGCTTAAGTGCGTGGTCCTGGGGGAGCCGCCGCCCACTGTCGTGTGGGAGAAGGGCGGGCAGCAGCTGGCGGCCTCGGAGCGCCTGAGCTTCCCCGCGGATGGCGCCGAGCACGGCCTGCTGCTGAGCGGCGCGCTGCCCACCGATGCGGGGGTCTACGTGTGCCGCGCCCGCAACGCGGCGGGCGAGGCCTACGCGGCGGCCGCAGTCACCGTGCTGGAGCCGCCGCCCCCGGAGCCGGAGCTCCAGCCCGCCGAGcgcccgctgccgccgccgccgccgccgggggcCGGGGAGGGCGCCCCGGTGTTCCTGACCGGGCCGCGGTCCCAGTGGGTGCTGCGGGGGGCGGAGGTGGTGCTGACGTGCCAGGTGGGGGGCCTCCCCGAGCCCACGCTGTACTGGGAGAAGGACGGGATGGCCCTGGACGAAGTGTGGGACAGCAGCCACTTCGTGCTCGAGCCAGGCCGCGCCGAGGGTGGCCCGGGCGGGAGCCTGGCGCTGCGCATCCTGGCGGCGCGGCTGCCCGACTCGGGCGTCTACGTGTGCCACGCCCGCAACGCGCACGGCCACGCGCAGGCCGGCGCGCTGCTCCAGGTGCACCAGCCCCCCGAGAGCCCGCCCGAGGACCCCGAGGAGGCCCCTGCGCCCGTGGTGGAGCCGCTCAAGTGCGCGCCCAAGACCTTCTGGGTGAACGAGGGCAAACACGCCAAGTTCCGCTGCTATGTGATGGGCAAGCCCGAGCCCGAGATCGAATGGCACTGGGAGGGCCGCCCGCTGCTCCCCGACCGCCGCCGCCTCATGTACCGAGACCGCGATGGCGGCTTCGTGCTCAAGGTGCTCTACTGCCAGGCCAAGGACCGCGGGCTCTACGTGTGCGCGGCGCGCAACTCGGCGGGACAGACGCTCAGCGCAGTGCAGCTGCATGTTAAAG AGCCACGCCTCCGGTTCACGAGGCCCCTGCAGGACGTGGAGGGCAGGGAGCATGGGATTGCTGTGCTGGAGTGTAAAGTACCCAATGCCCGCATCCCCACGGCCTGGTTCCGTGAGGACCAACGGCTGCTTCCCTGCCACAAGTACGAGCAGATTGAAGAGGGCACCGTCCGGCGCCTCATCATCCACAGGCTGAAGGCGGATGACGATGGCGTCTACCTGTGTGAGATGCGGAGCCGGGTGCGCACCGTGGCCAACGTGACGGTCAAAG GGCCCATCCTGAAGCGGCTGCCGCGGAAGCTTGATGTCCTGGAGGGAGAGAACGCGGTGCTGCTGGTGGAGACGCAAGAGGCTGGGGTTGAAGGGCACTGGAGCCGCGATGGCGAGGAGCTGCCAGCCACCTGCCAGAGCAGCTCTGGCCACATGCATGCCCTGGTCCTTCCAGGAGTCACCCGAGAAGATGCCGGAGAGGTCACCTTTAGCGTGGGCAACTCCCGTACCACCACCCTACTTAGAGTCAAAT GCGTCAAGCACAGTCCCCCGGGACCCCCCGTGTTGGCAGAGATGTTCAAGGGCCACAAGAACACGGTCCTGTTGACTTGGAAGCCTCCCGAGCCAGCTCCCGAGACCCCTTTCATCTACCGGCTGGAGCGGCAGGAGGTGGGCTCCGAAGACTGGATCCAGTGCTTCAGCATTGAGAAGGCCGGAGCCGTGGAGGTGCCGGGGGACTGTGTGCCCTCCGAGGGTGACTACCGCTTCCGTGTCTGCACCGTCAGCGAACACGGCCGCAGTCCCCACATTGTGTTCCATGGTTCTGCTCACCTCG TGCCCACAGCTCGCCTGGTGGCAGGTCTGGAGGATGTGCAGGTATACGACGGGGAAGATGCCGTCTTCTCCCTTGATCTCTCCACCATCATCCAGGGCACCTGGTTCCTTAATGGGGAAGAGCTCAAGAGTAATGAGCCAGAGGGCCAGGTGGCCCCTGGGGCCCTGCGGTACCGTGTGGAGCAGAAGGGCCTGCAGCACAGACTGATCCTGCAAGCAGTCAAGCACCAGGACAGCGGGGCCCTGGTGGGCTTCAGCTGCCCTGGTGTGCAGGACTCAGCCGCCCTTACCATCCAAG AGAGCCCAGTGCACATCCTGAGCCCCCAGGACAAGGTGTCATTGACCTTCACGACCCCGGAGAGGGTGGTGCTGACCTGTGAGCTCTCACGGGCAGACTTCCCAGCCACCTGGTACAAGGATGGGCAGAAGGTGGAGGAAAGCGAGTCACTGGTGCTGAAGGTGGATGGGCGCAAACACCGCCTGATCCTGCCGGAGGCCGAGGTGCGGGACAGCGGCGAGTTTGAGTGCAGAACGGAAGGGGTCTCAGCCTTCTTCGATGTCACCGTCCGAG ATCCCCCAGTGCACATTGTGGACCCTCGGGAGCATGTGTTTGTACATGCCATCACCTCTGAGTGCGTCATGCTGACGTGTGAGGTGGACCGAGAGGACGCCCCCGTGCGCTGGTACAAGGACGGGCAGGAGGTGGAGCAGAGCGACTTAATGATGCTGGAAAGTGAAGGGCCCCATCACCGCCTGGTGCTGCCTGCCGCCCAGCCCTCAGACGGGGGCGAGTTCCAGTGCGTCGCAGGAGAGGAGCGTGCCTACTTCACCGTCACCATTACAG ACGTGTCCTCGTGGATCGTGTACCCCAGCGGCAAGGTGTATGTGGCAGCCGTGCGCCTGGAGCGCGTGGTGCTGACCTGTGAGCTGTGCCGGCCGTGGGCTGAGGTGCGCTGGACCAAAGACGGCGAGGAAGTGGTGGAGAGTCCTGCTCTTCTCCTGCAGAAAGAGGACACCGTGCGCCGCCTAGTGCTGCCCGCCGTCCAGCTCGAGGACTCCGGCGAGTACTTGTGTGAAATCGATGATGAGTCGGCCTCCTTCACTGTCACTGTCACAG AGTCATACCAAAGTCAGGACAGTTCAAATAACAATCCGGAGTTATGCGTCCTCTTGAAAAAGCCGAAGACCCGGCGGCTCTGGTCACGCTTCCCCCCGTGGCGACGAACGGCTGGCACTGAGTAG